The following proteins are co-located in the Legionella busanensis genome:
- a CDS encoding ArgR family transcriptional regulator yields the protein MAHLATRKDEQEQTLVDDLRQLLLEGKVTTQEDICAALQTKGHYVNQSKVSRLIHKLNAIKSKNELGQIVYRLAREPAPPTTSSQLSSLIIDVVANEAIIIVNTSPGAAQLVARILDYHRDKIEILGTIAGDDSIFIAPKSIKAINYTYQEIKKLLLV from the coding sequence ATGGCACATTTAGCTACTCGTAAAGATGAGCAAGAACAAACTTTAGTGGATGATTTGCGTCAATTGCTTTTAGAAGGCAAGGTTACCACGCAAGAAGATATTTGTGCCGCATTGCAAACTAAAGGTCATTATGTAAACCAATCAAAAGTCTCGCGTTTAATCCACAAACTCAATGCGATTAAATCAAAAAATGAATTAGGCCAAATCGTTTATCGATTAGCGCGCGAGCCTGCACCACCTACTACCTCTAGTCAATTATCAAGCTTAATCATTGATGTCGTTGCTAATGAAGCCATTATAATTGTCAATACCAGTCCTGGTGCTGCGCAATTGGTTGCTCGAATTTTAGATTATCATCGCGATAAAATTGAAATTTTAGGCACTATTGCTGGTGATGATTCTATTTTTATTGCGCCTAAATCTATAAAAGCGATCAATTATACCTATCAAGAAATAAAAAAGCTTTTATTAGTTTGA
- the argJ gene encoding bifunctional glutamate N-acetyltransferase/amino-acid acetyltransferase ArgJ — protein MILGSGIFRTKLPTGFKAGGINCGVRLYRPDLGVIISNTPAVAVGVFTQNNFKAAPVKYCEQHLPANNIKAIITNSGEANAATGHDGVVHNLSMAQTLANNLSCSPSQILTASTGIIGKPLSIVKITQAIPTLVQKTTDIAENFATAILTTDLVPKTVYKDVELSQGTIRITGICKGSGMIHPNMATMLGYLLTDAKLDITEAQTWLKQVCDQSFNIISVDGETSTNDCVFLMANGNSHVSPNTAQDKTIFYQALLEVALALAKSIARDGEGASKLIEAKVSGAATEEQAKAVAKAIITSPLIKTAMHGQSPNWGRILARIGNEMITENMLSQCEIAIQGITLFAQDKISSNDSLIALKELLTKDHIIIEIKFFQGHKKATAWGCDLTEKYVQINAEYVS, from the coding sequence ATGATCCTTGGTTCTGGCATTTTTAGAACAAAACTACCCACTGGTTTTAAAGCCGGCGGTATAAATTGTGGTGTTCGCCTTTATCGACCCGACTTAGGCGTAATCATTTCTAATACACCTGCGGTAGCAGTCGGTGTTTTTACCCAAAATAATTTTAAAGCAGCGCCAGTAAAGTATTGTGAACAACATTTACCTGCTAATAATATTAAAGCGATTATTACCAATAGCGGTGAGGCAAATGCTGCTACAGGCCATGATGGTGTTGTTCATAATCTTAGCATGGCGCAAACGCTAGCTAATAACTTAAGTTGTAGCCCCAGTCAAATACTTACAGCGTCTACAGGGATCATTGGTAAACCTTTATCTATTGTAAAAATTACTCAAGCTATACCTACTTTAGTTCAAAAAACTACCGATATTGCTGAGAATTTTGCCACGGCCATTTTAACGACTGATTTGGTACCAAAAACAGTTTATAAAGATGTTGAACTTTCACAAGGCACTATACGCATTACCGGTATTTGTAAAGGCTCTGGCATGATTCATCCTAATATGGCTACTATGTTAGGTTATTTATTAACGGATGCTAAACTTGATATTACCGAAGCACAAACTTGGTTAAAACAAGTCTGTGATCAAAGTTTTAATATAATTAGTGTAGATGGTGAAACATCGACTAATGATTGCGTATTTTTAATGGCTAATGGTAACAGCCATGTTTCCCCCAATACGGCGCAAGATAAAACTATTTTTTATCAAGCACTGTTAGAAGTAGCCCTGGCTTTGGCTAAAAGTATTGCACGGGATGGGGAAGGGGCATCAAAATTAATTGAAGCAAAAGTCAGTGGCGCTGCCACGGAAGAGCAAGCAAAAGCTGTCGCTAAGGCCATTATCACAAGTCCCTTAATTAAAACTGCAATGCACGGTCAATCGCCTAATTGGGGCCGAATTCTTGCGCGTATTGGTAATGAAATGATCACGGAAAACATGCTAAGTCAATGCGAAATTGCAATACAAGGGATCACTTTATTTGCCCAAGATAAAATAAGTAGCAATGATAGCTTAATTGCGCTTAAAGAATTACTAACAAAAGATCACATTATTATTGAGATTAAATTCTTTCAAGGCCATAAAAAAGCAACGGCTTGGGGATGTGATTTGACAGAAAAATACGTCCAAATCAATGCGGAGTACGTTTCATGA
- a CDS encoding tetratricopeptide repeat protein codes for MLKNKILFVLFIFFLILLSFIYLANKQIKHLKRDPQILFNQYYALRKTNKEKASEALKIILKQDPDNTRALQELSQLYLEEKNFQAALPLIQHLQKLEPHNLQYPLQSGQIYYEFGEWQNAFQYLEPLAKQNQNHLIKFQASRVLEKMTSFIPNYNTYAITIAKPSSKMGAAGKPLINTIFLNWFYKLKREDTQAAEQILSVLLFLEPRNPLLNQEMGYLKLQLNDTKAAIPFFLVTYQELSSEQIALQIAYLYYRLGHKAQARYYFLIAAQAKDTKIRTTALKSLSFLQSPAQMENSNPFKMAEAKNPAYQPQNKFTPPQGTTNEALILLDEFYTLKKRDKKLAWQAIQKIAQKYPNNTLALKEAGFLAIELKQSNDAILYFTRVYNLTHEPEIAMQLGYLYDQTPNKYQAYQYFKLATLSSNKELELKAQNALTNLAGLQTKVLPPPYFGELFFTPFTQSRFGLTVRPIIARYGLEFNNDLHSRVYFNFRRTDDNKTNIAGDLPQIYEDNVRIMGVGGSINPLKNFPLVAWLEAGQAYDLVYRNRNRWRGDLRGGLMYYNEFGTKPAYYDTFRISPDYYSTLYGDITYFSRYDNNVIGTFITRQGIRILQYHASIINIYMLGRVFQDTRREFFNNLVEYGPGVGFIPSNRFRIEIRFDYINGTYLPAGGSVNPYGKHYTNKMLQLLYYVRV; via the coding sequence ATGCTTAAAAATAAAATTTTATTTGTTCTTTTTATTTTTTTTCTGATTTTATTAAGTTTTATTTACTTAGCCAATAAGCAAATTAAACATTTAAAACGTGACCCACAAATTTTATTTAATCAATATTATGCACTACGTAAAACTAACAAAGAAAAGGCTAGCGAGGCTTTAAAAATTATTTTAAAGCAAGACCCAGATAATACTCGTGCTTTACAAGAGTTAAGCCAGTTGTATTTAGAAGAGAAAAACTTTCAAGCTGCTTTACCATTAATTCAGCACTTACAAAAGTTAGAACCTCATAATCTACAGTATCCTTTGCAATCAGGACAAATTTATTATGAATTTGGCGAATGGCAAAATGCATTTCAATATTTAGAGCCTTTAGCAAAGCAAAACCAAAATCACCTTATAAAATTTCAAGCATCGCGGGTGCTAGAGAAAATGACTTCTTTTATCCCTAATTATAACACTTACGCTATTACCATAGCCAAACCTAGCAGTAAAATGGGTGCTGCTGGCAAACCACTTATTAATACCATTTTTTTAAATTGGTTTTATAAATTAAAACGCGAAGATACCCAGGCTGCCGAACAAATTCTTAGCGTATTACTTTTTTTAGAGCCACGCAATCCCCTTCTAAATCAAGAAATGGGCTATTTAAAATTGCAATTAAATGATACCAAAGCGGCAATTCCTTTCTTTTTAGTAACCTACCAAGAGCTATCTTCTGAGCAAATTGCTCTCCAAATTGCGTATCTTTATTATCGCCTAGGCCATAAAGCGCAAGCTAGATATTACTTTTTAATCGCAGCACAAGCTAAAGACACAAAAATTCGTACTACAGCTTTAAAATCATTAAGCTTTTTGCAAAGTCCAGCACAGATGGAAAATAGCAATCCATTTAAGATGGCAGAAGCTAAAAACCCCGCATATCAACCACAAAATAAATTTACGCCACCTCAAGGAACTACAAATGAAGCACTAATACTATTAGATGAGTTTTATACTTTAAAAAAACGTGATAAAAAACTTGCCTGGCAAGCCATTCAAAAGATTGCACAAAAATACCCTAATAACACGCTCGCTTTAAAAGAAGCTGGCTTTTTAGCCATTGAACTTAAACAATCTAATGATGCTATTTTATATTTCACCCGTGTCTATAACTTAACACATGAGCCAGAAATTGCGATGCAATTAGGCTATTTATATGATCAAACACCTAATAAATATCAGGCTTATCAATATTTTAAATTAGCAACCTTAAGCAGCAATAAAGAATTAGAACTCAAAGCACAAAATGCGTTGACTAATTTAGCAGGCTTACAAACTAAAGTCCTACCCCCGCCTTATTTTGGCGAGCTATTTTTCACGCCCTTTACCCAAAGTCGCTTTGGCTTAACGGTTCGCCCTATTATAGCTCGCTATGGGTTAGAATTTAATAACGATTTACATTCAAGGGTTTACTTTAATTTTAGACGCACGGATGATAATAAAACAAACATAGCAGGGGACTTACCACAAATCTATGAGGATAATGTGCGTATCATGGGTGTTGGCGGCTCCATAAATCCTTTAAAAAATTTTCCTTTAGTGGCTTGGCTGGAAGCAGGACAAGCATATGATTTGGTTTATCGCAATCGAAATAGATGGCGTGGGGATTTAAGAGGCGGTTTGATGTATTATAATGAATTTGGTACTAAGCCTGCTTATTACGATACATTTCGTATTAGTCCTGACTATTACAGTACACTCTATGGTGATATTACTTACTTTTCTAGATATGATAATAACGTCATTGGTACTTTTATTACTCGCCAAGGCATCCGTATTCTGCAATATCATGCAAGTATTATTAACATTTATATGTTAGGACGCGTTTTTCAAGATACTAGGCGGGAATTTTTTAATAATCTCGTGGAATATGGACCTGGCGTAGGCTTTATTCCATCTAACCGCTTTCGCATCGAAATACGCTTTGATTACATTAATGGTACCTATTTACCCGCAGGTGGCTCGGTAAATCCGTATGGAAAGCACTATACTAATAAAATGTTGCAACTTTTATACTATGTGCGAGTGTAA
- the argC gene encoding N-acetyl-gamma-glutamyl-phosphate reductase, producing MNSIINVAIAGIQGYSGQVLMQLVANHPYLNLVAAFSRQTQFELYQQLPALKQQNIPVYSYEFIKQHAEKIDVLFLATPASVSIEIAAVLTNRDICIIDLSGGFRLSEQQFLTWYGLKHTAPSLITKACYGLTPWVTSQTNHQLIANPGCYATCILLSLIPLLKAEILNQDTLIIDAKSGVSGSGKQLAPHLMFCEMANNFLPYKIGKHQHIPEIEKALKAIAGKDVAIRLTTSLLPLMRGIAITIYGQAQAGLTDADLTQLMNQAYHDAYHAYPFVYYQALGQETIDNQFILSLNQVIGTPNCHIGFFVQDGQITLFASLDNLLKGAASQAIENLNAVFNLPLHTGLLSLQGGL from the coding sequence ATGAATTCGATAATAAATGTGGCTATTGCTGGTATACAAGGTTATAGCGGTCAAGTGTTAATGCAGTTGGTGGCTAATCATCCTTATTTAAATTTAGTTGCAGCTTTTAGTCGCCAAACACAATTTGAGCTCTATCAGCAATTACCAGCATTAAAACAGCAAAATATTCCCGTTTATAGTTATGAATTCATTAAACAACATGCAGAGAAAATTGATGTATTATTTCTAGCAACGCCGGCATCCGTCTCAATTGAAATTGCCGCGGTATTAACTAATAGAGATATTTGCATCATTGATTTAAGTGGCGGCTTTCGTTTATCTGAACAACAGTTTTTAACTTGGTATGGGTTAAAACATACAGCCCCTTCTTTAATTACAAAAGCGTGTTACGGTTTAACACCCTGGGTAACATCGCAAACAAACCATCAATTAATTGCTAACCCAGGTTGTTATGCTACCTGTATATTATTAAGTTTAATCCCTTTACTAAAAGCCGAGATCTTAAATCAGGATACGCTCATTATTGATGCTAAATCAGGGGTATCAGGCAGTGGAAAACAACTCGCTCCTCATTTAATGTTTTGTGAAATGGCGAATAATTTTTTACCTTATAAAATAGGAAAACATCAACACATTCCTGAAATTGAAAAAGCTCTCAAGGCTATTGCTGGAAAAGATGTTGCTATTCGATTAACAACTTCACTTTTACCTTTAATGAGAGGTATAGCAATAACTATCTATGGCCAAGCCCAGGCGGGCTTAACAGATGCCGACCTAACGCAATTGATGAATCAAGCGTATCATGATGCCTATCACGCTTATCCTTTCGTTTATTATCAAGCGTTAGGGCAAGAAACGATAGATAACCAGTTTATTTTATCTTTAAACCAAGTTATTGGTACGCCTAACTGTCATATTGGTTTTTTTGTGCAAGATGGCCAAATTACTTTATTTGCGTCACTTGATAACTTATTAAAAGGCGCAGCAAGTCAAGCAATAGAAAATTTAAACGCTGTATTTAATTTACCGCTTCATACAGGGCTTTTATCACTACAGGGGGGCTTATGA
- a CDS encoding glutathione S-transferase family protein encodes MILYGDPASVFVHKPFVLLLEKQIRFVNDPITLYDYVNVAFLNASPLKKIPAIKDGKFMLADSSAICAYLERKYPTPGFYPNDAQDYAQALWFEEYADTVLFTALAPIYYQKVLAPLYGRQTNLHAIETALNKQLPPVATFLDSQLIKKNYLVNNSFTIADVSVVSMFLNMDAVGFSLNKTTWPHLSAYLQHHFQRVSFKACQQAVKRALTKAQKINAACN; translated from the coding sequence ATGATTTTATATGGTGATCCTGCTTCGGTTTTTGTACATAAACCTTTTGTTTTATTATTAGAAAAGCAAATTCGTTTTGTTAATGACCCAATCACCTTATATGATTATGTAAATGTCGCTTTTTTAAACGCCAGTCCCTTAAAAAAGATACCAGCAATTAAAGATGGTAAGTTTATGCTTGCCGATTCTTCAGCTATTTGTGCATATTTAGAACGAAAATATCCTACACCAGGATTTTATCCTAATGATGCGCAAGATTATGCACAAGCATTATGGTTTGAAGAATATGCTGATACGGTTTTATTTACCGCCTTAGCGCCTATTTATTATCAAAAGGTGCTTGCACCATTATATGGTAGACAAACTAACTTACATGCAATTGAAACAGCTTTAAACAAGCAATTGCCACCGGTGGCAACTTTTCTAGATAGTCAATTGATAAAGAAAAACTATTTGGTAAATAATAGTTTTACCATTGCTGATGTTAGTGTGGTTAGTATGTTTTTAAATATGGATGCTGTTGGTTTTTCTCTTAATAAAACAACCTGGCCGCATTTAAGCGCCTATTTGCAACATCATTTTCAACGGGTAAGTTTCAAAGCTTGCCAACAGGCTGTTAAGCGCGCATTAACTAAGGCACAAAAAATTAATGCAGCTTGTAACTAA
- the argB gene encoding acetylglutamate kinase — protein sequence MNSLNHAYIYTATSKLILIKIGGSILHDPNSVSALIRDIKAILTSGYQIVLVHGGSKAINEALQMYGIESKFIEGLRVTSSAAIKVIEMVLCGQVNQMLVRMLNQMGIKAAGLSGAQNHMLQCNYLDKKYGFVGEVKQVNSQDISHLLANQITPVIATIGVDDIGHAVNINGDMAAYHLASALAVDKLIYLTDQDGIYNNDGQLLRILSENNLHELVKNAIVSNGMLVKVKAILKALQCNLDQVMIANGMQPYSLINAILKQHNPGTLCLKNQN from the coding sequence ATGAATTCATTAAATCATGCTTATATTTATACCGCAACCAGCAAGCTAATTTTAATTAAAATAGGTGGCTCCATTCTCCATGATCCTAACTCAGTCTCTGCTTTAATTAGAGATATTAAAGCGATCCTTACCAGCGGTTATCAAATTGTTTTAGTGCATGGTGGCAGTAAAGCGATTAATGAAGCACTGCAAATGTATGGTATTGAGTCTAAATTTATTGAAGGGTTAAGAGTGACATCAAGCGCGGCTATAAAAGTTATAGAAATGGTTTTGTGCGGACAAGTCAATCAGATGTTAGTAAGAATGCTCAATCAAATGGGCATCAAAGCAGCTGGCTTATCGGGCGCTCAAAATCATATGCTGCAATGCAATTATTTAGATAAAAAGTATGGCTTTGTCGGCGAGGTAAAACAGGTTAATTCACAGGATATTTCCCATTTACTGGCAAATCAAATTACTCCCGTGATTGCAACTATCGGTGTTGATGATATAGGTCATGCTGTCAATATAAATGGTGATATGGCAGCCTATCATTTAGCGAGTGCCTTAGCGGTCGATAAGTTAATTTACTTAACCGATCAAGATGGTATTTATAATAATGATGGTCAGTTATTGAGGATTCTTTCGGAAAATAATTTACACGAATTGGTAAAAAATGCCATTGTTAGTAATGGTATGCTCGTAAAAGTTAAGGCTATTTTAAAGGCATTGCAGTGTAACTTAGACCAAGTCATGATTGCCAATGGTATGCAGCCATATAGTTTAATTAATGCAATTTTAAAACAGCACAATCCTGGCACATTATGTTTAAAAAATCAAAATTAA